In Mercurialis annua linkage group LG5, ddMerAnnu1.2, whole genome shotgun sequence, a single genomic region encodes these proteins:
- the LOC126682233 gene encoding auxin-induced protein 15A: MGIQLMGIAHAKQKLQRSLSAKIASVLATCNVPKGHVAVYVGEGYRKRFVIPISYLNHPMFLQLLHRAEEEFGFDHPMGGLTLPCSEDYFITLTSALSCS, encoded by the coding sequence atgGGCATTCAACTGATGGGGATAGCTCATGCCAAACAAAAGCTTCAACGAAGCCTTTCGGCGAAAATCGCCAGCGTTTTAGCTACTTGCAACGTTCCGAAAGGTCACGTTGCCGTCTATGTCGGAGAAGGGTACAGAAAAAGATTTGTGATTCCGATATCATACTTGAATCATCCTATGTTCTTGCAGCTTCTACATCGTGCTGAAGAAGAATTCGGATTCGATCATCCGATGGGCGGTCTTACATTACCATGTAGTGAAGATTATTTCATTACTCTTACTTCAGCTCTAAGTTGCTCATGA
- the LOC126682231 gene encoding F-box protein At5g49610-like produces MKKTSKTRRRKTGSTSISSSQPFLPLEIITQILIRLPIESLLRMKAVCKSWHDLLSKDRYFLENHILHCSIHLYQDDEFELVCGQDGLVLTKSKVTSKYWIHNPITKHSMILPDPRHKDHIYMKMLYVPSTNEYKLVSAYANGVDNEGFELLTLGSDTSWRTLSFSPSFTNMSRKKEEISVVRTVSTLHVVRVNKKGAKMCKEMISFDSESETFTRTVLPQSMFSNWSRVWILQWNADLGFGHLDEQGSFHVFVLNDYKNLEWDKEIVFPFGVGLKIKPKLFGSFFPLRSIHGIFHFFVTRPRKIIVYKIASMEEVKIFSIPNTTKDDVNFLGSISLHNLPGMKPQVN; encoded by the coding sequence atgaaaaaaacatcaaaaacccGAAGAAGGAAGACGGGGTCTACATCAATCTCTTCTTCGCAACCTTTTCTTCCTCTAGAAATCATCACCCAAATATTGATCCGACTACCTATCGAATCATTGCTGCGAATGAAAGCCGTTTGCAAGTCTTGGCATGACTTATTATCTAAAGATCGTTACTTCTTAGAAAATCACATCCTTCATTGCTCTATTCATCTATATCAGGATGACGAATTTGAATTAGTCTGCGGTCAAGATGGCTTGGTGCTTACGAAAAGCAAGGTTACATCGAAGTACTGGATACACAACCCGATCACCAAGCACAGCATGATTCTACCTGATCCGCGTCATAAGGATCACATATACATGAAAATGTTATATGTCCCATCTACTAATGAATATAAATTAGTAAGCGCATACGCTAATGGGGTTGATAATGAGGGTTTCGAACTACTCACTCTTGGGAGTGACACTTCGTGGAGAACCCTATCGTTTTCCCCATCGTTTACCAATATGAGccgaaagaaagaagaaatttcAGTTGTTAGAACCGTTAGCACCCTTCACGTTGTACGCGTAAACAAGAAAGGAGCTAAAATGTGCAAAGAAATGATATCTTTCGACTCAGAGAGCGAGACTTTTACTAGAACTGTTTTGCCGCAATCCATGTTTTCAAATTGGAGCAGAGTTTGGATTCTACAATGGAATGCGGATTTGGGATTCGGTCACTTGGATGAACAAGGAAGCTTTCATGTGTTTGTGCTCAACGATTACAAGAATCTCGAGTGGGATAAAGAAATAGTGTTCCCATTCGGGGTTGGTTTGAAGATCAAACCGAAACTTTTCGGATCATTTTTTCCTCTGAGATCCATTCATggtatctttcatttttttgtgaCACGGCCTAGAAAgattatagtttacaaaattgCATCTATGGAAGAAGTAAAAATATTCTCAATACCGAACACTACCAAAGACGATGTGAATTTTTTAGGCAGCATCAGCTTACATAATTTGCCAGGAATGAAACCGCAAGTTAATTAA